In Bifidobacterium actinocoloniiforme DSM 22766, a genomic segment contains:
- a CDS encoding DUF4190 domain-containing protein yields the protein MSNDWRNQPQTPYSQDPYPAQYGQPQNPQGGQGAMPTDPANPYLVPTQPPYGQAYSSMSPATRTSGVAIAGFILSFILPLAGLIVSIIAYSESKRKPDQKSGMAIAGVIISAVGLVLRFIVLLFVFMTVQSLSEFSHGGYHSDSITAMACAVRAKGVL from the coding sequence ATGAGCAACGATTGGCGCAACCAGCCGCAAACCCCCTACAGCCAAGACCCCTACCCGGCCCAGTACGGCCAGCCCCAGAACCCGCAAGGCGGCCAGGGGGCCATGCCTACCGATCCCGCCAACCCCTACCTGGTCCCCACCCAGCCTCCCTATGGCCAGGCGTACAGCTCCATGTCACCGGCGACGCGGACGAGCGGCGTAGCGATCGCAGGCTTCATTCTTTCCTTCATCCTGCCCCTGGCCGGATTAATCGTCTCGATCATCGCCTACAGCGAGAGCAAGCGCAAACCCGACCAGAAGAGCGGCATGGCGATCGCCGGCGTCATCATCTCAGCCGTTGGCCTGGTCTTGCGGTTCATCGTCCTGCTTTTCGTCTTCATGACGGTCCAATCCCTATCCGAATTCAGCCACGGCGGCTACCATTCCGACAGCATCACGGCCATGGCCTGCGCCGTTCGCGCCAAAGGCGTCCTCTGA
- a CDS encoding low molecular weight protein-tyrosine-phosphatase, whose product MPYVVMTVCTGNICRSPMAEIILRKFFQDRGADPDRVRVESSGVSDEEFGNPIDRRAQKVLKERGYDLPDDHFAHRISREEAERSDLLLPMTADHMRALLRILPPDKRPAVHLYRSFDPDLPQPRPGHESDLDLVDPWYGGPQDFELAIDQIERTAPYIVDWVLKRV is encoded by the coding sequence ATGCCCTATGTGGTGATGACGGTGTGCACCGGCAATATTTGCCGTTCGCCGATGGCGGAGATTATCCTTCGCAAGTTTTTCCAAGACCGAGGGGCGGATCCCGATCGGGTGCGTGTGGAGTCCTCAGGAGTCAGCGACGAGGAGTTCGGCAATCCAATCGACCGCAGGGCCCAGAAGGTGCTCAAGGAACGTGGCTATGACCTGCCGGATGACCATTTCGCCCACCGGATCAGCCGGGAGGAGGCCGAGCGTTCGGACCTTCTGCTGCCGATGACCGCCGACCACATGCGCGCCTTGTTGCGCATCCTGCCCCCTGATAAGCGCCCGGCCGTCCACCTCTACCGCTCCTTCGACCCGGACTTGCCTCAGCCTCGGCCAGGGCATGAGTCCGACCTGGACCTGGTGGACCCCTGGTACGGTGGCCCCCAGGATTTCGAGCTCGCGATCGACCAGATAGAGCGTACCGCCCCCTACATCGTGGACTGGGTGCTCAAGCGGGTGTGA
- a CDS encoding dihydrofolate reductase: MEHDSSSKSGYHEPEPGHAGLLGDKSKEFEEDNLSDPCSINLIWAQARANDGKRGAIGYQGGMPWRLSEDMKRFKELTISHPVLMGRLTWQSMGSKPLPGRDNVVISGNPDFRAPGATVMMSLQDAVEMARQEAIPADGIDRSEIWVIGGARIFQEALSLADRAYVTELDAQVDADTFAPDMDELAGHRFWRVGQRGSWQQAVDPRDRGVKRFRYVTYEKVR; encoded by the coding sequence ATGGAGCATGACAGTAGCAGCAAAAGCGGCTATCACGAACCCGAGCCCGGTCATGCCGGGCTGCTGGGGGATAAAAGCAAGGAGTTTGAGGAGGACAATCTCTCCGACCCTTGTTCGATTAACCTGATTTGGGCCCAAGCCCGTGCCAACGATGGCAAGCGGGGAGCCATTGGCTACCAAGGGGGGATGCCTTGGCGGCTGAGCGAGGACATGAAGCGCTTCAAGGAACTGACGATATCCCACCCTGTGCTGATGGGGCGGCTCACCTGGCAGTCCATGGGGTCCAAGCCGCTGCCTGGCAGGGACAACGTCGTCATCTCCGGCAACCCTGACTTCAGGGCGCCCGGCGCAACGGTCATGATGAGCTTGCAGGACGCGGTGGAAATGGCCCGCCAGGAGGCCATACCCGCAGATGGGATCGACCGTTCGGAGATATGGGTCATCGGCGGTGCCCGCATTTTCCAAGAGGCGCTTTCCCTGGCTGACCGCGCTTATGTGACGGAGCTGGACGCGCAGGTGGACGCGGATACGTTCGCGCCGGACATGGACGAACTGGCGGGCCACCGTTTCTGGAGGGTCGGTCAGCGGGGGTCCTGGCAGCAAGCCGTAGATCCGCGCGACCGGGGCGTCAAGCGTTTCCGGTACGTCACCTATGAAAAGGTCAGATGA
- a CDS encoding thymidylate synthase: protein MALTQQQLAEIRTRIPQRPETDIPTPYEDLVRKILREGHLKSDRTGTGTISLFGQQMRFDLSSSFPLLTTKTVFFKGLAYELLWFLKGSSNVRWLQERGVHIWDEWADSETGELGPVYGVQWRSWPAPTPEDPSRTIDQISKALDLIKRNPDSRRIIVTAWNPAEIDQMALPPCHALFQFYVADGKLSCQLYQRSCDMFLGVPFNIASYSLLTEMMAQQAGLEPGEFVWTGGDCHVYDNHIDQVLEQLSREPYPYPRLEMRKAESIFDYQYEDFKILDYRHHPTIKAPVAV, encoded by the coding sequence ATGGCTTTGACTCAGCAGCAGCTCGCAGAGATTCGCACCCGCATTCCACAACGTCCCGAGACCGACATCCCTACTCCTTATGAGGATTTGGTCCGTAAAATCCTGCGCGAGGGCCATTTGAAGTCCGACCGCACCGGTACCGGCACGATTTCCCTGTTCGGCCAGCAGATGCGCTTCGACCTGTCCTCGAGCTTCCCCCTGCTGACCACAAAGACCGTCTTCTTTAAGGGGCTGGCTTACGAGCTGCTCTGGTTCCTTAAGGGTTCCTCCAACGTCCGCTGGCTGCAGGAGCGCGGCGTGCATATCTGGGATGAGTGGGCCGATTCCGAAACCGGCGAGTTAGGGCCTGTATACGGCGTTCAATGGCGTTCCTGGCCCGCCCCCACCCCAGAGGACCCCAGCCGTACGATCGACCAGATCTCCAAGGCTTTGGACCTGATCAAGCGCAATCCCGACTCCCGGCGCATTATCGTTACCGCCTGGAACCCGGCTGAAATCGACCAGATGGCCCTGCCTCCCTGCCACGCGCTCTTCCAGTTCTACGTGGCCGACGGCAAGCTCTCATGCCAGCTCTACCAGCGCTCCTGCGACATGTTCCTGGGCGTGCCGTTCAACATCGCCTCTTACTCCCTGCTGACTGAGATGATGGCCCAGCAGGCGGGCTTGGAACCTGGCGAATTCGTTTGGACGGGCGGCGACTGCCACGTGTACGACAACCATATCGATCAGGTGCTGGAGCAACTCTCCCGCGAACCCTACCCTTACCCGCGTCTTGAGATGCGCAAGGCCGAGTCGATTTTCGACTACCAGTACGAGGATTTCAAGATTCTGGACTACCGGCACCACCCCACCATCAAAGCGCCGGTGGCGGTCTGA
- a CDS encoding OsmC family protein, which produces MAKRLWVERGADGVWEGHSDDGAMIRFGRGEGLFTPGDLVQLALAGCAGMSSQFAVERALGEGKGAKVVVNARYSDDDDAFLSFDEQVNLDGSDAHLSDEDADKLVERVTRHIDKSCTVKHTYERETPVRMSVNVRR; this is translated from the coding sequence ATGGCGAAAAGACTATGGGTTGAGCGTGGCGCCGATGGCGTCTGGGAAGGCCATTCGGACGATGGCGCCATGATTAGGTTCGGCCGGGGAGAAGGCCTGTTCACCCCCGGTGATCTCGTACAACTCGCTCTGGCCGGCTGCGCGGGCATGTCCAGCCAGTTCGCAGTCGAGCGAGCCTTGGGCGAGGGCAAGGGGGCCAAGGTCGTGGTCAACGCCCGCTACAGCGACGATGACGACGCCTTCCTGAGCTTCGATGAGCAGGTGAACCTGGACGGCTCCGACGCCCACCTGAGCGATGAGGACGCCGACAAGCTGGTCGAGAGGGTCACGCGCCACATTGACAAGTCCTGTACGGTCAAGCACACCTACGAGCGCGAAACTCCGGTGCGGATGAGCGTCAACGTGCGCCGCTGA
- a CDS encoding universal stress protein, with amino-acid sequence MINDKAILVGVDGSDASYKATWWAANYAKHAGLTLQIVCAYSLPSYAAVSFDATYTTMGDDAAAHSDAQEILSKAKAIADEQGVEAVTLIVTGDPSSVFVELSRNYNLIVIGNRGKGGLAERLLGTTSSSLPAYAYCPIVVVPYTDDDGNLMHLNNQIRKVAVGSDESKWGLKALQIAAEFAANWDATLDVISAVPNISGLTGTGSAEEKSVMDSYLEDLDDRIQPLQQTYPGLKIDKKVVPGSAVEALTQASRDHDVVVVGSRGRGGFTGLLLGSTSQGLLQHAVSPVYVVPRKYVEASESELETATFSAEEGETPTLEDINGVKEVSVAKAKGVEDIESAIDPLHDDQD; translated from the coding sequence ATGATCAACGACAAGGCGATTCTGGTTGGTGTGGATGGGTCGGACGCCAGCTACAAGGCCACCTGGTGGGCGGCTAACTACGCCAAGCACGCCGGGCTGACCCTGCAAATCGTGTGCGCGTATTCGCTGCCCTCGTACGCAGCCGTGTCCTTCGACGCTACCTACACGACGATGGGCGATGACGCGGCCGCCCATTCGGACGCGCAGGAGATTCTATCGAAGGCCAAGGCCATAGCGGATGAGCAGGGCGTCGAGGCCGTCACGCTGATTGTGACCGGTGACCCCTCCTCGGTGTTCGTGGAGCTGAGCCGCAACTACAACCTGATTGTCATCGGCAACCGTGGCAAGGGGGGCTTGGCCGAGCGCCTGTTGGGCACCACATCCTCCTCCCTGCCCGCGTACGCTTACTGCCCGATCGTAGTGGTGCCCTACACCGATGACGACGGCAATCTCATGCACTTGAACAACCAGATCAGGAAAGTGGCCGTCGGCTCTGACGAGTCCAAGTGGGGTCTCAAAGCCCTTCAGATCGCGGCGGAGTTCGCCGCTAACTGGGACGCCACTCTTGACGTGATTTCCGCAGTGCCGAACATCTCCGGCCTGACCGGCACGGGTTCGGCCGAGGAGAAGAGTGTGATGGACTCCTACCTGGAGGACTTGGATGACCGTATCCAGCCCCTCCAGCAGACGTATCCGGGCCTGAAGATCGACAAGAAGGTCGTGCCGGGCTCAGCGGTTGAGGCCCTGACCCAAGCCAGCAGGGATCACGACGTGGTCGTCGTCGGGTCCCGCGGCCGTGGCGGCTTCACTGGCCTTCTGCTTGGCTCGACCAGTCAGGGCCTCCTCCAGCATGCGGTCTCCCCGGTCTATGTGGTGCCCCGTAAATACGTGGAGGCCAGCGAGTCCGAGCTTGAGACGGCTACCTTCAGCGCTGAGGAGGGTGAGACCCCGACCCTGGAGGACATCAACGGGGTGAAGGAGGTCTCGGTCGCTAAGGCCAAGGGGGTGGAGGACATCGAGTCCGCCATCGACCCGCTGCACGACGATCAGGACTAG
- a CDS encoding C40 family peptidase, producing the protein MNIQRKTWTTAAASVLACSTLLAGFSAVAFADTQSSAATVTSSRSFRSADQPRKNLLAESTSTSVDTNSNWGGIESLNVPQTKSQAEKDAEVKAQAEANAKKAQQEAAASQQRSLSVSRSASRSALPSKDAPASASGQAVLDYATTFLGIPYKSGGNTPDEGFDCSGFTRYVYAHFGINLPRIANAQRVGQQVSNPSTGDLMVAKDGSHVAIYISGGSMIHAPQPGQSVKIQAIYNPGGWDFYRVL; encoded by the coding sequence ATGAACATTCAACGGAAAACATGGACTACAGCGGCCGCATCAGTGCTGGCCTGCTCTACGCTGCTGGCGGGCTTCTCGGCCGTCGCCTTCGCGGACACGCAGTCTTCTGCGGCAACCGTGACTTCCTCCCGTTCTTTCAGGTCCGCTGACCAGCCTCGCAAGAATCTTCTTGCTGAGTCCACTTCTACTTCGGTGGATACCAACAGCAACTGGGGAGGCATTGAAAGCCTGAATGTGCCGCAGACTAAGTCCCAGGCGGAAAAAGATGCTGAGGTCAAGGCGCAGGCCGAGGCCAACGCTAAAAAGGCCCAGCAGGAGGCAGCGGCTTCTCAGCAGCGATCTTTGTCGGTCAGCCGTTCGGCCAGCAGGAGCGCTTTGCCCTCGAAGGATGCTCCGGCTTCGGCCAGTGGTCAGGCGGTTTTGGATTATGCCACGACTTTTCTGGGGATACCCTATAAGAGCGGCGGTAATACTCCAGATGAAGGCTTCGACTGTTCGGGCTTCACGCGTTACGTTTACGCCCACTTCGGCATCAATCTGCCGCGCATAGCTAATGCGCAGCGCGTGGGTCAACAAGTGTCTAATCCTTCAACCGGTGATTTGATGGTTGCTAAAGATGGCAGTCATGTCGCCATCTATATCAGCGGTGGCAGCATGATTCACGCTCCCCAGCCGGGACAGTCCGTTAAAATACAAGCCATTTACAATCCAGGCGGTTGGGATTTTTATCGAGTGCTATAG
- a CDS encoding CHAP domain-containing protein codes for MRFAADKAKIVRGAHINRQRASSVSSQAKRGSGIVNVSQVFAAQSKKMRQETAVEEALAQRLNEVAPMTRRSRRLAAKAAARKNHVMTGSTMAALVGVAAGAVAVVAPKSPLKAPLAADPTTSQVTTSSFTSARVDGGSSVSRSQVRVPEGQDQQTSNHGTWELADSSLDVSSMFKSLADNPVVAKLMDQNQAVLPANFNPNHSTGDAGNVYEFSQCTWWAYVRRHQLGLPVGSHMGNGCQWAASARALGYWVDNTPRNVGDVIVFNAGQEGTDPTYGHVGIVESINPDGSITTSECGVSLGGKTYSHTYKNVHDFQFVHY; via the coding sequence ATGAGGTTCGCTGCGGACAAGGCGAAAATCGTCCGAGGTGCGCATATCAATCGACAGCGCGCTTCGTCGGTTTCCTCCCAGGCCAAGCGCGGCAGCGGGATCGTGAACGTCTCCCAGGTATTCGCCGCCCAGTCCAAGAAGATGCGCCAGGAAACCGCTGTGGAAGAAGCCCTTGCCCAGCGGTTGAATGAAGTGGCGCCCATGACACGTCGCTCCCGGCGGTTGGCCGCCAAGGCGGCGGCCCGGAAGAACCATGTGATGACCGGTTCCACGATGGCGGCGCTCGTAGGCGTCGCCGCTGGCGCGGTCGCTGTTGTGGCCCCTAAGAGTCCACTGAAGGCGCCCCTGGCCGCCGACCCCACCACTTCGCAAGTGACGACATCCTCGTTCACTTCAGCGCGTGTGGATGGTGGTTCTTCCGTCTCCCGTTCGCAGGTCCGCGTGCCTGAAGGCCAGGATCAGCAGACCAGCAATCATGGCACGTGGGAGTTGGCTGATTCCAGTCTGGACGTGTCCAGCATGTTCAAGTCCCTGGCCGACAACCCGGTCGTGGCCAAGCTGATGGACCAGAATCAGGCGGTCCTGCCCGCCAACTTCAACCCTAACCATTCCACCGGCGACGCGGGCAACGTTTACGAATTCAGCCAATGCACCTGGTGGGCTTACGTGCGCCGCCACCAGTTGGGCCTGCCGGTCGGCTCCCATATGGGCAATGGCTGCCAGTGGGCCGCCTCCGCCCGAGCTCTGGGCTACTGGGTGGATAACACCCCGCGCAATGTGGGCGATGTGATTGTCTTCAACGCAGGTCAGGAGGGCACTGACCCTACTTACGGCCATGTGGGCATCGTGGAGAGCATCAACCCCGACGGGTCGATCACCACCTCTGAGTGCGGCGTCTCGTTGGGCGGTAAGACCTACTCCCATACGTATAAAAACGTCCACGACTTCCAGTTCGTCCATTACTGA
- the manA gene encoding mannose-6-phosphate isomerase, class I, which yields MYPIEPVQKRYAWGSHTRLQDMFGLPLGRAMDGDGVLADTLAEMWFSGHPQSPSTLRLPDGGGLPLTQAIQRDPQGMVGQEDSEDFGPVLPYLFKVISARIPLSLQVHPLDFEARAGFNRENAAGVPLSAPERSFKDTLAKNEMVVALEPFTASVGFAPISTQLQILRVVDHPVAQRMVDALVTHRFRRGTTPAGFAQADAMMPVSSLAWPDSRRRVFRAFYTAVSAQAGDAGELTPALLDADRRIHSRKAHDAIVNALQAAQAFPGDPSVLALLMMNAVCLDEGESVYIPAGTPHAYIHGAAAEIMTNSDNVLRAGMTPKHKDLANLLHSLDCQPASPIDPSSSMIATLAMHNMVTYRPHISEYMLVYGYMEPGSATWPLMSRIVDRYGDLVQRFGPRRLLLPQAGPRVLVCVEGSVRVRGQNQDLTLNHGQSLFIRSDDGPVDIVRPEPGGSTLDGSPADDHGSFLMASTPR from the coding sequence GTGTACCCTATAGAGCCTGTGCAGAAGCGGTACGCCTGGGGCTCGCATACCCGCTTGCAGGACATGTTCGGCCTGCCGCTAGGGCGGGCGATGGACGGGGACGGCGTGCTGGCGGACACCTTGGCGGAGATGTGGTTCTCGGGGCACCCCCAGTCCCCGTCCACGCTCAGGTTGCCTGACGGGGGCGGCCTGCCCTTGACCCAAGCCATCCAGCGCGATCCCCAGGGCATGGTCGGGCAGGAGGATTCCGAGGATTTCGGCCCAGTTCTGCCCTACTTATTTAAGGTCATTTCGGCCCGCATCCCCTTGTCCTTGCAGGTTCATCCGTTGGACTTCGAGGCGAGGGCCGGATTCAACCGGGAGAACGCGGCCGGCGTTCCTCTGTCGGCCCCGGAGCGCTCCTTTAAGGACACTCTGGCCAAGAACGAGATGGTTGTGGCCTTGGAGCCTTTTACGGCATCGGTCGGGTTCGCGCCGATCTCCACGCAGCTGCAGATTTTGAGAGTGGTGGACCATCCTGTCGCCCAGCGGATGGTGGACGCGCTAGTGACCCACAGGTTCCGCCGGGGAACCACGCCGGCAGGTTTCGCCCAAGCGGATGCGATGATGCCCGTCTCCTCGCTGGCGTGGCCGGACTCCCGGCGCCGGGTCTTCCGCGCCTTCTATACGGCGGTCAGCGCGCAGGCGGGTGATGCGGGCGAATTGACCCCGGCCCTGCTGGACGCCGACAGGCGGATTCACTCGCGCAAGGCGCATGATGCCATAGTCAACGCCCTTCAGGCCGCGCAAGCCTTCCCCGGAGATCCTTCCGTCCTGGCCTTGCTGATGATGAATGCGGTCTGCCTGGATGAGGGTGAATCGGTTTACATCCCAGCAGGCACCCCCCACGCATACATCCACGGCGCGGCGGCGGAAATCATGACCAATTCGGACAATGTGCTGCGCGCAGGCATGACCCCCAAGCACAAGGACCTGGCCAACCTCCTGCACAGCCTGGACTGCCAGCCCGCCAGCCCGATTGACCCATCAAGCTCGATGATCGCGACCCTGGCCATGCACAACATGGTCACCTACCGCCCCCACATCAGCGAATACATGCTGGTCTACGGGTACATGGAGCCTGGTTCGGCCACCTGGCCGCTGATGAGCAGGATCGTCGACCGTTACGGGGACCTGGTCCAGCGCTTCGGTCCCCGCCGCCTCCTGCTGCCCCAGGCCGGCCCTCGCGTGCTGGTGTGCGTCGAAGGCAGTGTGCGCGTGCGCGGCCAGAACCAGGATTTGACCTTGAACCACGGCCAATCCCTCTTCATCCGCTCCGACGATGGCCCCGTCGATATCGTGCGGCCCGAGCCTGGCGGGAGCACCCTCGACGGTTCCCCGGCCGACGACCACGGCTCTTTCCTGATGGCCTCCACTCCTCGATGA
- a CDS encoding sensor histidine kinase: protein MGFLADRLSALTNPAAREGRQEASEDLEASSQAILSLVGSLAVLVGRDGQVVRSSPDAYRLGIVSQDRIVDERVEEAVRQAWQSDKVSRFSLTTATPEAFADLPGLSETQEGADQGGDHDDGALSEVSRPNWLKVAVGPISLGLVLVLIDDVSEAKRFEQTRQAFIEHVSRQLSRPISSLGALAESLTALAKGPWREGERLEERMAAVSSQAKLVKDYSRYLEHTLGDLILLIRAQEETSASKTERMDLGEQASKALDAARPQAEEAGVNLVCRSSGPLPVLGDPEQVRVAVSKLVENAIRYSPAGSKVSLEAKPSADGSFGLVQVIDRGAGIRKEDQAHVFERFYRGDEQTEASQVGIGLGLSIVKHVALTHHGSVKLWSAPGQGSTFTLALPLAPAPAPASASDPSAVPVEGFGRTDGGPAGVSSGM, encoded by the coding sequence ATGGGTTTCCTAGCCGATCGCCTGAGCGCTCTAACGAACCCCGCCGCGCGCGAGGGGAGGCAGGAGGCCAGTGAGGACCTGGAAGCTTCCAGCCAGGCCATCCTCTCCCTGGTGGGCTCGCTCGCCGTACTGGTGGGCAGGGACGGGCAGGTGGTCCGCTCCAGCCCGGACGCCTACCGCTTGGGCATCGTCAGTCAGGACCGCATCGTCGACGAGCGGGTAGAAGAGGCGGTCCGCCAGGCCTGGCAGAGCGACAAGGTCTCCCGCTTCTCGTTGACCACCGCCACGCCGGAGGCTTTCGCGGATTTGCCGGGTTTGAGTGAGACGCAGGAAGGCGCTGATCAGGGTGGGGACCACGATGATGGGGCTCTGAGCGAGGTATCGCGCCCCAACTGGCTCAAGGTAGCGGTCGGTCCGATCAGCCTGGGCCTGGTCCTGGTCTTGATTGATGACGTGAGTGAGGCCAAGCGTTTCGAACAGACCCGACAGGCCTTCATCGAACATGTCTCTCGGCAGCTTTCACGGCCAATCAGCTCCCTGGGCGCTCTTGCCGAAAGCTTGACGGCCTTGGCCAAGGGCCCCTGGCGGGAGGGCGAGCGGCTGGAGGAGCGCATGGCGGCGGTCTCCAGCCAAGCCAAGCTGGTCAAGGATTACTCCCGCTACTTGGAGCACACGCTTGGCGACCTCATTCTCTTAATCCGCGCTCAGGAGGAGACTTCAGCCAGCAAGACCGAGCGCATGGACCTGGGCGAGCAGGCGAGCAAGGCTTTGGACGCGGCGCGGCCGCAAGCCGAGGAAGCCGGCGTGAACTTGGTCTGCCGGTCGAGCGGGCCTTTGCCGGTGCTCGGCGACCCCGAACAAGTGCGCGTAGCCGTCTCCAAGCTGGTGGAGAACGCCATCCGATACTCGCCGGCTGGTTCCAAGGTCAGCCTGGAGGCCAAGCCTTCGGCGGACGGCTCCTTCGGCCTGGTCCAAGTGATTGACCGTGGCGCGGGCATCCGCAAGGAGGACCAGGCCCATGTATTCGAGCGCTTCTACCGGGGCGATGAGCAGACCGAGGCCAGCCAGGTGGGCATCGGCCTGGGTCTGTCCATCGTCAAGCATGTGGCTTTGACCCACCACGGTTCGGTCAAGCTCTGGAGCGCTCCGGGCCAGGGTTCGACTTTCACGCTGGCGCTGCCCCTGGCTCCGGCGCCCGCTCCTGCTTCCGCCTCTGACCCAAGTGCGGTCCCAGTGGAGGGCTTCGGGCGGACGGATGGCGGACCAGCGGGTGTCAGTTCAGGAATGTAA
- the phoU gene encoding phosphate signaling complex protein PhoU, with translation MRVIFNEEMRQVADDMDRIAGAVSQAIKTSGKALLEPNLDAAQEVIDGDQAIDQLEGSIIDQCVRLLAKQNPVATDLRVIVSTLRLAATFERMGDLSRHIAEAVRRAYPDPPLPPEAHDLFGRMQDFLNQMSDRLVAMLSDRDTKVAEQIIIDDDQLDQLHQQTFDLALSDEWTGSKQQMIDLVLLARFMERIGDHGVSAARRVVYIVSGFDPTKDPKDLEDID, from the coding sequence ATGCGAGTGATTTTTAACGAGGAGATGCGTCAGGTAGCTGACGACATGGACCGGATAGCGGGCGCCGTCAGTCAGGCCATCAAGACCTCCGGCAAGGCTTTGCTGGAGCCGAACCTGGACGCGGCCCAGGAGGTGATCGACGGCGACCAGGCCATCGACCAGCTGGAAGGCTCGATCATCGACCAGTGCGTTCGGCTCCTGGCCAAGCAGAACCCGGTGGCCACCGACCTGCGCGTCATCGTCTCCACGCTGCGCCTGGCTGCGACCTTCGAGCGGATGGGCGACCTCTCCCGCCACATAGCCGAGGCCGTGCGCCGAGCCTATCCCGACCCCCCGCTGCCGCCCGAGGCTCATGATCTATTCGGCCGCATGCAGGATTTCCTGAACCAGATGTCAGACCGGCTGGTGGCCATGCTCTCCGATCGTGACACCAAGGTGGCCGAGCAGATCATCATCGATGACGATCAACTCGACCAGCTCCACCAGCAGACCTTCGATCTGGCCCTGTCCGACGAGTGGACCGGCTCCAAACAGCAGATGATCGACCTGGTCTTGCTGGCCCGCTTCATGGAGCGCATCGGCGACCACGGCGTGTCCGCCGCCCGCCGCGTCGTCTACATCGTCTCCGGTTTCGACCCCACCAAGGACCCCAAGGACCTGGAAGACATCGACTGA
- a CDS encoding phosphoglyceromutase gives MTYKLVLLRHGQSAWNNTNQFTGWVDVPLTEQGEQEARKGGQLLKDKGVLPDIVFTSLLRRAINTANISLDVADRLWIPVKRDWRLNERHYGALQGKNKTEIREEYGDEKFMLWRRSYATPPPEIDPDDKYSQAHDPQYAGVPVPRCEALSNVVKRVTPYWESDIVPELKTGKTVMIAAHGNSLRAIVKMLDGLSEEEIAKVNIPTAIPLLYELDENFKPIKPRGEYLDPEAAAAGAAAVAAQGQK, from the coding sequence ATGACATACAAACTAGTATTGCTCCGGCATGGCCAGAGCGCATGGAACAACACCAATCAGTTCACCGGCTGGGTGGACGTCCCGCTGACCGAGCAGGGCGAGCAGGAGGCCCGCAAGGGTGGCCAGCTCCTGAAGGATAAGGGCGTCCTGCCTGACATCGTCTTCACCTCCCTCCTGCGTCGCGCCATCAACACGGCGAACATCTCCCTGGATGTGGCCGACCGTCTCTGGATTCCGGTCAAGCGTGACTGGAGGCTCAACGAGCGCCACTACGGTGCCCTGCAGGGCAAGAACAAGACTGAGATCCGCGAGGAGTACGGCGACGAGAAGTTCATGCTCTGGCGCCGCTCTTACGCCACCCCGCCGCCCGAGATCGACCCGGACGACAAGTACTCGCAGGCCCACGACCCCCAGTACGCGGGAGTGCCCGTGCCGCGCTGCGAGGCCCTGTCCAATGTGGTCAAGCGCGTGACCCCCTACTGGGAGTCCGACATCGTCCCTGAGCTCAAGACCGGCAAGACAGTGATGATCGCCGCCCATGGCAACTCCCTTCGCGCCATCGTCAAGATGCTGGACGGCCTGAGCGAGGAGGAGATCGCCAAGGTGAACATCCCCACCGCCATCCCCCTGCTCTACGAGCTGGACGAGAACTTCAAGCCGATTAAGCCGCGCGGCGAGTACCTGGACCCGGAGGCCGCCGCCGCTGGCGCCGCAGCCGTCGCCGCTCAGGGCCAGAAGTGA